The proteins below are encoded in one region of Fibrella aestuarina BUZ 2:
- a CDS encoding (2Fe-2S) ferredoxin domain-containing protein, protein MKFQKHVFICTNQKEAPKKCCGAEHGAALVAAFRQELTQRGLQKSIRAQPSGCLDACAFGPAVVVYPEGTYYGNVQLADVPELVEKHLVGNEVVERLALDV, encoded by the coding sequence ATGAAATTTCAGAAGCACGTTTTCATTTGTACCAATCAGAAAGAAGCGCCTAAAAAATGCTGTGGCGCTGAGCATGGGGCCGCTTTGGTGGCTGCTTTCCGGCAGGAACTGACGCAGCGCGGCCTGCAAAAAAGTATTCGGGCGCAACCCTCGGGTTGTCTGGATGCCTGCGCCTTCGGGCCGGCGGTGGTGGTGTATCCAGAAGGCACCTACTACGGAAATGTCCAATTGGCCGACGTACCTGAGTTGGTTGAAAAGCATCTGGTCGGCAACGAGGTTGTCGAGCGGCTGGCCCTCGACGTTTAA
- a CDS encoding YjjG family noncanonical pyrimidine nucleotidase, which produces MYTHLFFDLDHTLWDFDRNSAESIAELYETHRLHERGIASADQFAEQFIVINKKLWYDYDRDLITHDYIRQNRFPLVLQSLGVDDVSGCADLNTDYLRLLPQKAHLTDAARELLEYLHGRYRMHIITNGFAEIQAVKMASADIAHFFEHVVTTAEANAKKPNPLIFDYALNVSGATVAESLMLGDNYEADVLGAKAVGLDTVFYNPKGEVVEEPATYTIRHWDELRAIL; this is translated from the coding sequence ATGTATACACATCTTTTTTTTGACCTCGATCATACACTCTGGGATTTCGATCGGAATTCGGCGGAATCCATCGCTGAACTGTACGAAACGCATCGCCTCCACGAACGGGGCATTGCATCGGCCGATCAGTTCGCTGAGCAGTTCATTGTCATCAATAAAAAACTCTGGTACGACTACGACCGCGACCTGATTACGCACGACTACATCCGGCAGAATCGGTTTCCGCTGGTGCTTCAGTCGCTGGGCGTTGATGACGTGAGTGGCTGCGCCGATTTGAATACCGACTACCTGCGGCTACTGCCCCAGAAAGCCCACCTGACCGACGCCGCCCGCGAGTTGCTAGAGTACCTGCATGGCCGTTACCGAATGCACATCATCACCAACGGATTTGCTGAAATTCAGGCGGTAAAGATGGCCTCGGCCGACATTGCTCATTTTTTCGAGCATGTGGTCACCACGGCCGAGGCCAACGCCAAAAAGCCGAACCCACTCATTTTCGACTACGCGCTGAACGTAAGCGGTGCCACCGTTGCCGAGAGCCTGATGCTGGGCGATAATTACGAGGCCGACGTGCTCGGCGCGAAGGCGGTTGGACTTGACACTGTGTTCTACAATCCGAAGGGGGAGGTCGTTGAGGAGCCTGCCACCTATACCATTCGTCACTGGGATGAGTTGAGGGCCATTCTGTAA
- a CDS encoding 3-hydroxyacyl-CoA dehydrogenase: protein MNLQQATALVSGGASGLGEATVRAFHAAGANVIIADLNQDRGNALVAELGDRVRFALTNVVSEADVQQAVDLAVGTFGALHIAVSCAGIAEARKTLGKVNGEYGPHALDAFRRTIEINLIGTFNVIRLAAFAMEKNVPNEEGERGVLINTASVAAYDGQIGQAAYSASKGGIVGMTLPIARDLAKSGIRVMTIAPGLFETPLLAGLPEEARLSLGQQVPFPSRLGRPTEYGLLAKSIVENPMLNGEVIRLDGAIRMAPK, encoded by the coding sequence ATGAACTTACAACAAGCTACGGCCCTCGTGTCGGGGGGCGCTTCGGGTTTGGGCGAAGCCACCGTACGGGCCTTTCACGCGGCTGGTGCCAACGTCATCATCGCCGATCTGAATCAGGATCGGGGCAACGCGCTGGTAGCCGAATTGGGCGACCGGGTTCGGTTCGCCCTGACCAACGTTGTCAGCGAAGCCGATGTGCAGCAGGCGGTCGATCTGGCGGTCGGGACCTTCGGTGCGCTGCATATTGCCGTCAGTTGCGCGGGCATTGCCGAGGCCCGGAAAACGTTGGGTAAAGTGAATGGCGAGTACGGCCCGCATGCGCTCGACGCGTTCCGCCGTACGATTGAAATCAACCTGATCGGGACATTCAACGTGATCCGGCTGGCGGCATTTGCGATGGAAAAGAACGTACCCAACGAGGAAGGTGAACGCGGGGTGCTGATCAACACGGCTTCGGTTGCCGCCTACGATGGACAGATTGGACAGGCCGCGTATTCGGCTTCGAAAGGCGGCATCGTGGGCATGACGCTCCCCATTGCCCGCGATCTGGCCAAGTCAGGGATTCGGGTGATGACGATCGCGCCGGGCCTGTTTGAGACGCCGCTGCTGGCGGGCCTGCCCGAAGAAGCCCGGCTGTCGCTGGGGCAGCAGGTGCCGTTTCCGTCGCGGTTGGGCCGCCCGACCGAATATGGGTTGCTGGCCAAAAGCATCGTGGAGAACCCCATGCTCAACGGCGAGGTAATCCGGCTGGATGGCGCTATCCGTATGGCTCCGAAATAG
- a CDS encoding class I SAM-dependent DNA methyltransferase translates to MLSFMIDKRAEYERMFRAEQTLWWYRILHEKVSEQLQRQFPGQTDIAILDAGCGTGGLLLHLQQQGYTQLEGFDFSADGVAFSQSRGLRISHHDIRNLADYVPDKRFDAIICNDVLMYISDEAAASVLQTVRQRLKPNGLLISNNNAFDAFIGIHDYTVGGPKRFVLSDIRQFATKAGLHIRYATYWSLLLSPLILAIRSWQRFQIRRGWVDLSQATSDVDVPSAPVNRLLYSLVKAEGALLKKLPFGSSLFTVMQA, encoded by the coding sequence ATGCTTTCTTTTATGATTGACAAACGCGCTGAATACGAACGCATGTTTCGGGCCGAGCAGACGCTCTGGTGGTACCGGATTCTCCACGAAAAAGTGAGCGAGCAGCTTCAGCGTCAGTTTCCCGGCCAAACCGACATAGCCATTCTCGACGCAGGCTGCGGTACGGGCGGGCTGCTGCTCCATCTTCAGCAACAGGGCTACACCCAGTTGGAAGGCTTCGATTTCTCGGCCGATGGGGTAGCGTTTTCGCAGTCGAGAGGACTACGCATCAGCCACCACGACATTCGGAACCTGGCCGACTACGTACCTGACAAACGTTTCGACGCGATCATTTGCAACGACGTGCTGATGTACATATCCGACGAAGCGGCCGCTTCGGTCTTGCAAACCGTTCGGCAGCGGCTCAAGCCCAACGGATTGCTTATCAGCAACAACAATGCGTTCGACGCCTTCATCGGCATTCACGATTACACGGTGGGCGGGCCCAAGCGCTTTGTGCTGAGCGACATACGCCAGTTTGCGACCAAAGCGGGTCTACATATCCGCTACGCCACCTATTGGAGCCTGCTACTATCCCCACTGATTCTGGCCATTCGGAGCTGGCAACGCTTTCAGATCCGGCGTGGCTGGGTCGATCTCAGCCAGGCGACTTCCGACGTCGACGTACCCAGCGCACCGGTCAACCGGCTTTTGTACAGCCTCGTAAAAGCCGAAGGGGCCTTATTAAAAAAGCTCCCTTTCGGGAGCTCGCTCTTTACGGTCATGCAGGCCTGA
- a CDS encoding S46 family peptidase: MRNQFCIQKGIVATSFFCLFTTLVASAQTAPINADTVKAGQYDMGKMWTFDTPPADYFKKTYGFTPDEKWFEEVRLASLRFADYCSASFVSANGLVMTNHHCARESGTGVARKGEDLNATGFFAKTPAEERRVEGLFVDQLVKLEDITKRVQDAISAAGTDNQAQLQAREKALDELKAEYTQKPGWKGLELQTITFYDGGRYSLYGFKRYTDVRLVFMPELQLGFFGGDPDNFTYPRYALDCSFFRVYDGGKPLKTTHFFKFNPNGIREGEPTFVTGNPGSTERLKTVAELELDRDLRLPQMLTLLRNRSNALQAYNATVKSDSILNEIFNLENSYKASKGQLDGLRDPYLLARKAAFEKQFKADAAKKGLPTDTWDALATDVAKLRQSFNDYAYLAPNPLSLGETATFAMTLGLIAEAASFNPQVMEQARGLIDELPRPKSRALETAYLAAHLTEAQAALSNDDPYVKAALTGPDGKTRTPAEAATYLLTNTQLTKRDVVEKLLGGDAKAITQSTDPLLALGRIGGQRFLVANSLVRDLNTRDQVLRSQLGRALFDTYGTTIPPDATFSLRINDGVVKGYPYNGTQAPIMTTFAGLYDRNYSFRNKAPWNLPARWMNPPAELLKQPMCFISTNDIIGGNSGSPMINKNREAVGLVFDGNMESLPGSFIFVPDLNRAVSVHAGGIVAALRYIYKADRLLLELTGK, translated from the coding sequence ATGCGTAATCAGTTTTGTATCCAAAAGGGTATCGTTGCGACGAGCTTTTTCTGCCTTTTCACGACCCTTGTGGCATCGGCACAAACCGCCCCCATCAACGCCGATACGGTAAAAGCCGGCCAATACGACATGGGGAAGATGTGGACCTTCGACACCCCACCCGCCGACTATTTCAAGAAAACGTATGGCTTCACCCCCGACGAAAAATGGTTTGAGGAAGTTCGGCTGGCGTCATTGCGCTTTGCCGATTATTGCTCGGCCTCGTTTGTGTCGGCCAACGGGCTAGTGATGACCAACCACCACTGCGCCCGCGAGTCGGGAACGGGGGTGGCCCGCAAAGGCGAAGACCTCAACGCCACCGGCTTTTTTGCCAAAACACCCGCCGAGGAGCGCCGCGTCGAGGGGCTGTTTGTCGATCAGCTCGTGAAGCTGGAAGACATAACCAAACGGGTGCAGGATGCCATTTCGGCGGCGGGCACCGACAATCAGGCACAGTTACAGGCCCGCGAAAAAGCCCTCGACGAGCTCAAAGCCGAATACACGCAGAAACCCGGCTGGAAAGGGCTCGAACTCCAGACGATTACGTTTTACGATGGCGGGCGTTATTCACTTTACGGCTTCAAACGCTACACCGACGTGCGGCTGGTGTTTATGCCCGAACTGCAACTGGGCTTTTTTGGCGGCGACCCCGACAATTTCACGTACCCACGCTACGCCCTCGACTGCTCGTTTTTCCGGGTCTACGACGGGGGAAAACCACTAAAGACAACGCACTTTTTCAAATTTAACCCCAACGGCATTCGGGAGGGCGAGCCCACGTTTGTTACGGGTAACCCCGGCAGCACCGAACGGCTCAAAACCGTGGCCGAACTCGAGCTGGACCGCGACCTGCGCCTGCCCCAGATGCTCACCCTGCTGCGCAACCGCTCCAACGCCCTGCAAGCCTACAACGCAACAGTCAAGAGCGACAGCATCCTGAACGAAATCTTCAACCTGGAGAACAGCTACAAAGCCAGCAAAGGGCAGCTCGACGGCCTGCGCGATCCGTATCTGCTCGCGCGTAAAGCCGCCTTTGAGAAACAGTTCAAAGCCGACGCGGCCAAGAAAGGGCTACCCACCGATACCTGGGATGCCCTTGCTACCGACGTGGCCAAGCTACGCCAGAGCTTCAACGACTACGCCTACCTGGCCCCCAACCCGCTGTCGTTGGGCGAGACGGCCACCTTTGCCATGACGTTGGGGCTGATTGCCGAAGCAGCGTCGTTCAACCCGCAGGTGATGGAGCAAGCCCGGGGGCTAATCGACGAACTGCCCCGCCCGAAGAGTCGCGCCCTCGAAACGGCTTATCTGGCAGCCCACCTGACCGAAGCGCAAGCCGCCCTCAGCAATGACGATCCGTACGTTAAGGCCGCGCTTACCGGCCCGGATGGCAAGACACGTACCCCGGCCGAAGCCGCCACGTACCTGCTGACCAACACGCAGTTGACCAAGCGCGACGTGGTGGAGAAGTTGCTGGGCGGCGATGCCAAAGCTATCACCCAATCAACCGACCCGCTGCTGGCGCTGGGGCGAATTGGCGGTCAGCGGTTTCTGGTGGCCAACAGCCTGGTCCGCGACCTCAACACCCGCGATCAGGTGCTCCGCAGCCAGCTGGGCCGAGCGTTGTTCGATACCTATGGCACCACAATTCCGCCCGATGCGACCTTCTCGCTGCGGATCAACGATGGCGTGGTGAAAGGATATCCGTACAACGGCACGCAGGCCCCCATCATGACCACCTTCGCCGGGCTGTATGACCGCAACTACTCGTTCCGCAACAAAGCCCCCTGGAACCTGCCCGCCCGCTGGATGAACCCACCCGCCGAGCTTCTGAAGCAGCCCATGTGCTTTATTTCAACCAACGACATCATCGGTGGCAACTCGGGCAGCCCGATGATCAACAAAAACCGGGAAGCGGTAGGGCTGGTTTTCGACGGGAATATGGAAAGCCTGCCTGGCTCCTTTATCTTCGTGCCCGACCTCAACCGGGCGGTTTCTGTCCACGCCGGAGGCATTGTAGCCGCCTTACGCTATATCTACAAAGCCGACCGCCTGCTGCTGGAATTGACGGGTAAGTAA
- a CDS encoding dihydrolipoyl dehydrogenase family protein — translation MQTHYDILIIGAGSAGLGVSIAMRRLGFSVLLIERDEHRVGGDCLNDGCVPSKALIHVSRQVHQAKRATAFGITTGDSVDLAKVMAYVREKQDVIRVHENAAYLRATEHLDVAIGTARFLDNETIEINGQSVTAKNIVLCTGSKPQPLEAAGVEQVDVQTHQTIFGLTTLPSRLLVVGAGPNGIEMAQAFARLGSDVTVVGREERILSKEPPPASALLQQRLEQEGITFHLNSRVTAFTDAHTAQIEGPDKQRIEQSFDVVLATIGRTFDHSALNLPAAGIDVDEKGRIVINDLLQTTNPHVFVAGDAAAAAPAGERYFSHGAEVHASLLVSNFITPVFDKKLSYDHFSWVTFTDPEVATFGLLAEQLTQRGIDFDTIEYDFGKDDRAVVEDYEYARMWLLVEPAGLNPFSRKVLGGTVVAPNAGELIQELILANQQGLPISAFFNKIYPYPTASRVNKSVWVDTISDNLPDALKKALKWVY, via the coding sequence ATGCAAACACACTACGATATTTTAATTATTGGGGCCGGTTCGGCCGGGTTGGGCGTCAGCATCGCCATGCGCCGACTAGGCTTTTCGGTCTTGCTCATCGAGCGCGACGAACACCGTGTCGGGGGCGACTGCCTCAACGACGGTTGCGTACCCAGCAAGGCACTTATTCACGTAAGTCGACAGGTGCATCAGGCCAAGCGGGCGACCGCCTTCGGGATCACTACGGGTGATTCGGTAGATCTGGCAAAGGTGATGGCCTACGTGCGCGAGAAGCAGGACGTGATTCGGGTCCACGAAAACGCGGCCTACCTGCGGGCCACCGAACACCTCGATGTCGCGATTGGGACGGCGCGTTTTCTGGACAACGAAACCATCGAGATCAACGGGCAGTCGGTGACGGCCAAAAATATCGTCCTCTGCACGGGCTCCAAACCGCAACCGCTTGAGGCCGCTGGCGTGGAGCAGGTCGATGTGCAGACGCACCAGACCATTTTCGGCCTGACTACGCTGCCCAGTCGACTGTTGGTCGTTGGGGCGGGGCCAAACGGAATCGAGATGGCGCAGGCTTTTGCCCGGCTGGGTAGCGACGTGACCGTGGTCGGGCGCGAAGAACGGATTCTGAGCAAAGAACCACCGCCTGCCTCGGCCCTGTTGCAGCAACGCCTTGAGCAGGAAGGTATCACGTTTCACCTCAACAGCCGTGTTACCGCCTTCACCGATGCCCATACGGCCCAGATTGAGGGGCCTGACAAACAGCGAATCGAGCAGTCGTTTGACGTGGTGCTGGCCACCATCGGGCGCACGTTTGACCATTCGGCGCTTAACTTACCAGCGGCGGGTATCGATGTGGACGAGAAGGGCCGGATTGTGATCAACGATCTGTTGCAAACGACCAACCCCCACGTGTTTGTAGCAGGCGATGCAGCGGCCGCTGCGCCAGCCGGCGAGCGGTATTTTTCGCACGGTGCCGAGGTGCACGCCTCGCTGCTGGTGAGCAATTTCATCACGCCGGTATTTGACAAAAAGCTCAGCTACGACCATTTTTCGTGGGTTACTTTCACCGACCCAGAAGTAGCCACGTTTGGCCTTCTGGCCGAACAACTCACCCAACGCGGTATCGACTTCGACACCATCGAGTATGATTTTGGCAAAGATGACCGCGCCGTAGTAGAAGACTACGAATACGCCCGCATGTGGCTGCTGGTTGAACCGGCGGGCCTGAATCCCTTCAGCCGGAAAGTGCTGGGCGGCACGGTGGTCGCACCCAACGCGGGCGAGCTGATTCAGGAACTGATTCTGGCCAACCAGCAGGGCCTTCCGATCAGCGCGTTTTTCAACAAAATTTACCCGTACCCAACGGCCAGCCGGGTCAATAAGTCGGTGTGGGTGGATACCATCTCCGATAACCTGCCCGATGCCCTCAAGAAAGCCCTGAAGTGGGTTTACTGA
- a CDS encoding DinB family protein yields MPLSRPAAAEHSPYYGTYINLIPEGADPLVLLREQPTTLKALLAPLSDEQALFRYALGKWSIKEALVHIIDTERIFAYRALRIGRGDQTPLPGFDQNDYVPESGADARSLADIWAEYDAVRAATLTLLTSFPDAAFDRIGTASNGPMSVRALAYILPGHEANHIAVFRERYLPALVQ; encoded by the coding sequence ATGCCACTCTCACGCCCGGCCGCTGCCGAACACAGCCCGTATTACGGCACCTACATCAACCTCATTCCCGAAGGCGCCGACCCGCTTGTGTTGCTGCGGGAGCAACCCACCACGCTGAAAGCCCTCTTGGCGCCGCTCTCCGACGAGCAGGCGCTGTTCCGCTACGCACTGGGTAAATGGAGCATCAAAGAAGCGTTGGTGCACATCATCGATACGGAGCGGATATTCGCTTACCGGGCACTGCGCATCGGGCGCGGCGATCAAACGCCCCTGCCCGGCTTCGATCAGAACGACTACGTACCGGAGTCGGGCGCCGATGCCCGATCGTTGGCCGACATCTGGGCGGAGTACGATGCCGTCAGGGCGGCCACGCTTACCCTGCTCACCAGCTTCCCCGACGCGGCTTTTGACCGCATCGGCACGGCCAGTAACGGCCCCATGAGCGTACGGGCGCTGGCTTACATACTACCCGGCCACGAGGCTAACCACATCGCCGTTTTCCGCGAGCGTTACTTGCCTGCGTTGGTTCAGTAA
- a CDS encoding serine hydrolase, whose protein sequence is MRFSTRFLLYTGTFLTAFAASAMYPALAQSRPSGNAFVRDSLDTYIRRGMADWQIPGLAIAIVKDGKVVVSKGYGVREIGGKEPVDENTLFLIASNTKLFTGTAIANLDAQKKLSLSDKVTKHLPDFQLYDPAATQLVTVRDLLSHHLGTKTFQGDFTFWDTDLPRAEIIRRMRLLKPPGQFRQDYGYCNSGFLTAGELIPKATGQSWEQYVEQTLVRPLGMTNTYMLTQGAESRPNVARPYTSNFGSLQRLPYDQVDNLGPAGSMVSCVKDLSHWLMMQLDSGRFEGKQIVPWAVVQRTRTGTTLVSTRKSSWLPMHFQAYGLGVFQADYAGRQIYWHTGGAFGFVTNTCFVPEEKLAITILTNNDNQSFFEALRYQLLDAYLGVPYTNRSAFLLKDARAEQAQQTKQLADMQARVLKRSPLPLPIAAYVGTFTNELYGTVTIRAVETGLRMSFAHHPGLTAQLDYMDGQTFRLRYSNQAFGIFPLTFTITDGKATGFDLKASDFVEYDAYSFTR, encoded by the coding sequence ATGCGCTTCTCAACCCGCTTCCTGCTTTACACAGGTACGTTCCTGACCGCCTTTGCCGCATCGGCAATGTACCCAGCCCTGGCTCAAAGCCGCCCCAGCGGCAACGCTTTCGTGCGTGACAGCCTCGATACCTACATCCGCCGCGGTATGGCCGACTGGCAAATTCCGGGCCTGGCTATTGCCATCGTGAAAGATGGGAAAGTAGTGGTTTCCAAAGGGTATGGCGTGCGGGAAATTGGGGGCAAAGAGCCGGTCGACGAAAACACGCTTTTCCTGATTGCGTCCAACACCAAACTGTTCACCGGCACCGCCATCGCCAACCTCGACGCGCAAAAGAAGCTTTCGCTCAGCGACAAGGTCACGAAACACCTGCCCGATTTCCAGCTGTATGATCCGGCCGCCACGCAACTCGTGACGGTGCGTGACTTGCTCAGCCACCACCTCGGCACCAAGACCTTTCAGGGCGACTTCACCTTCTGGGACACCGACCTACCCCGTGCCGAAATCATCCGCCGGATGCGGCTGCTCAAACCACCGGGCCAGTTTCGGCAGGATTATGGCTATTGTAACTCGGGTTTCCTGACGGCGGGCGAGCTGATCCCGAAGGCAACCGGGCAATCGTGGGAACAATACGTTGAGCAGACCCTCGTGCGTCCGTTGGGCATGACCAACACGTACATGCTTACGCAGGGCGCCGAAAGCCGACCCAACGTAGCCCGCCCCTACACTAGTAATTTCGGCTCGTTGCAACGCCTGCCCTACGATCAGGTCGATAACCTTGGCCCGGCGGGTAGCATGGTCTCGTGCGTGAAAGACCTCAGCCACTGGCTTATGATGCAGCTTGACAGTGGCCGTTTCGAGGGAAAACAAATTGTACCCTGGGCCGTGGTGCAACGTACCCGCACGGGTACGACCCTGGTGAGCACCCGCAAATCGAGCTGGCTGCCGATGCACTTTCAGGCCTATGGGTTAGGCGTTTTTCAGGCCGACTACGCTGGTCGGCAAATTTACTGGCACACGGGCGGGGCCTTTGGTTTCGTCACCAACACCTGCTTTGTGCCCGAAGAGAAACTGGCGATCACGATCCTGACCAACAACGACAACCAAAGCTTTTTTGAAGCCCTGCGTTACCAACTGCTCGACGCCTATCTGGGCGTACCGTACACCAACCGAAGCGCATTTTTACTGAAAGACGCCCGGGCCGAGCAGGCGCAACAGACCAAACAACTGGCTGATATGCAGGCCCGTGTGCTGAAGCGCAGTCCACTCCCTCTCCCGATTGCGGCCTATGTGGGTACGTTCACCAACGAGTTGTACGGCACCGTTACGATCAGAGCGGTCGAGACGGGGTTGCGGATGTCGTTTGCGCATCACCCCGGCCTGACTGCCCAGCTCGACTACATGGATGGACAGACCTTCCGGCTCCGGTACAGCAATCAGGCCTTTGGCATCTTCCCACTGACCTTCACTATCACCGATGGCAAAGCGACCGGTTTCGACCTTAAAGCGAGTGATTTTGTCGAATACGACGCCTATTCGTTTACCCGATAA
- a CDS encoding lytic transglycosylase domain-containing protein: protein MKHLLLATAAGLGLFQSPVVQASPPVRAVSPADDDIRFCGEQLPTYLPTVSQRWQRTIVRRARSTDDLLAIQRQAAAIFPIIEPILEQYGIPKDLKYLALVESELETHALSRKGAAGLWQLMPQTARKMGLSVRRRNDERYDIRKATHAACQYLWALYRQTGSWMLAASAYNAGPSYVAQLTKQYPAEHPLMLPFAKAETQQYVYQALAYKELLTRPAAYDYLLNSQTVLALSQHTEVLSPSERTNILSALETPHPEVVSERVAEMSSSALANSTVLLSNDDRPTEASSAAPVVTPGTSRKVTARPATTPVAAAKIVASEPSLAPHRWPAVQTRSFSQDKVREGQMYVFEVTSAQTIDGQTLQIGDLVYAFIELIEPTSGRIYLRADRVMSSQTRETLPIKLIAVGQGNKPGVQMPLREEMANGWQLAWQKL from the coding sequence ATGAAACATTTGTTACTGGCCACCGCTGCCGGTCTGGGGCTTTTTCAGAGCCCGGTCGTTCAGGCATCACCACCCGTCAGGGCCGTTTCGCCCGCCGATGACGACATCCGGTTCTGCGGCGAACAACTCCCAACCTATCTACCCACCGTATCGCAGCGCTGGCAACGGACCATCGTCCGGCGCGCCCGGTCTACCGACGATCTGCTGGCGATTCAACGGCAGGCAGCGGCGATTTTCCCGATTATCGAACCGATTCTGGAGCAGTACGGGATTCCCAAAGACCTGAAATACCTGGCGCTGGTTGAAAGTGAACTCGAAACCCACGCCCTCTCGCGCAAGGGGGCAGCGGGCCTGTGGCAGCTGATGCCGCAAACGGCCCGCAAAATGGGGCTGAGCGTCAGGCGCCGGAACGACGAGCGCTACGACATCCGCAAGGCCACACACGCGGCCTGCCAGTACCTCTGGGCGCTTTATCGCCAAACCGGCTCGTGGATGCTGGCCGCGTCGGCCTACAACGCGGGTCCGTCCTACGTTGCCCAACTCACGAAGCAATACCCGGCCGAGCACCCGCTGATGTTGCCCTTTGCCAAAGCCGAGACCCAGCAATACGTGTATCAGGCACTGGCTTATAAGGAACTGCTCACCCGCCCGGCCGCCTACGATTACCTGCTGAACAGCCAGACGGTGCTGGCCCTCAGCCAGCACACGGAGGTTCTCTCGCCCAGTGAGCGCACCAACATCCTGTCGGCACTGGAGACGCCTCACCCCGAAGTTGTCAGTGAACGCGTTGCCGAAATGTCGTCGTCGGCACTGGCCAACTCAACGGTGTTATTGAGCAACGATGATCGCCCAACCGAGGCGTCGTCGGCTGCGCCCGTCGTTACCCCAGGCACCAGTCGGAAAGTAACGGCCCGCCCGGCGACGACGCCGGTAGCCGCCGCCAAGATCGTCGCCTCGGAGCCATCGCTGGCGCCACACCGCTGGCCTGCCGTACAAACGCGCAGCTTTAGCCAGGACAAAGTGCGCGAGGGGCAGATGTATGTGTTTGAGGTGACCTCAGCGCAGACCATCGACGGGCAGACCCTGCAAATTGGTGATCTGGTCTACGCGTTCATCGAGCTCATCGAACCCACTTCGGGGCGGATCTACCTGCGGGCCGACCGCGTGATGTCGTCGCAAACACGCGAGACACTGCCGATCAAACTCATTGCGGTTGGGCAGGGTAATAAACCCGGCGTACAGATGCCACTGCGCGAAGAAATGGCCAACGGCTGGCAATTGGCCTGGCAAAAGTTATAA
- a CDS encoding DUF6134 family protein, translating into MINTKKAARKLLALTILLLVTSLSVAQSLSETHHYAIEVAGARIGTMTASRESRANNEVMFIQISDVQVNFLVYKLKVYYKVVSLMKNGQLLRSTVEAHTNKGDFSSLTEWTGTHYDIRADQYKYSRRATETRKIDFTVSMLYFSEPTSHQRAYAEYFGDYFTLTTTPRSSYRAQLADREDEYVYEQGRLVKVIKKNALKNFVIRLLD; encoded by the coding sequence ATGATTAATACGAAAAAGGCTGCTCGTAAACTATTAGCCCTCACAATCCTCTTACTGGTTACTTCTCTATCCGTGGCTCAGTCGTTATCCGAAACGCATCATTATGCAATCGAAGTGGCTGGTGCGCGCATTGGTACCATGACCGCTAGTCGCGAAAGTCGTGCCAATAATGAAGTTATGTTCATACAAATAAGTGACGTTCAGGTGAATTTCCTTGTGTACAAGCTCAAGGTGTATTACAAGGTTGTCAGCCTCATGAAAAACGGGCAGCTGCTCCGTTCGACGGTGGAGGCCCACACCAACAAGGGCGATTTCAGTTCGCTCACCGAATGGACTGGCACACATTATGATATACGGGCCGATCAGTATAAATACAGCCGCCGGGCCACCGAAACGCGCAAGATTGACTTTACCGTTTCTATGCTCTACTTTAGCGAACCAACCAGCCATCAACGGGCTTACGCCGAGTACTTTGGCGATTATTTTACCCTGACCACCACCCCCCGGTCCAGTTATCGCGCCCAGTTGGCCGATCGTGAGGATGAGTATGTGTACGAGCAGGGTCGGCTGGTGAAAGTGATTAAGAAAAACGCGTTGAAAAACTTTGTGATTCGGCTATTGGACTGA